The following proteins are encoded in a genomic region of Burkholderia pyrrocinia:
- the hutG gene encoding N-formylglutamate deformylase yields MTEQPAVFTLKQGTLPLLISIPHAGTHIPDDIAATMTPDARFVDDCDWHLERLYGFAASLGASILVPSHARYVVDLNRPPDNENLYPGQDTTGLVPVDTFDKAPLYPANALPGNDEIMRRRDRYWLPYHDALQREIARLKREHGRVLVWEAHSIRSHVPRFFDGRLPDFNFGTSSGASAAPGLAEALAARALAHGGYTAVANGRFKGGYITRHYGVPDTGVEAVQLELSQITYMEETRPYAYDEARAARIVPLLQALVETALAHR; encoded by the coding sequence ATGACTGAACAACCGGCTGTATTCACGCTGAAGCAGGGCACGCTGCCGCTGCTGATCTCGATTCCGCACGCAGGCACGCACATCCCCGACGACATCGCCGCGACGATGACGCCCGACGCGCGCTTCGTCGACGATTGCGACTGGCATCTCGAGCGGCTGTACGGGTTCGCGGCGAGCCTCGGCGCATCGATCCTCGTGCCGTCGCACGCGCGTTACGTCGTCGACCTGAACCGTCCGCCCGACAACGAGAACCTGTATCCGGGGCAGGACACGACAGGGCTCGTGCCGGTCGATACGTTCGACAAGGCGCCGCTCTATCCGGCGAATGCGCTGCCCGGCAACGACGAGATCATGCGTCGCCGCGACCGCTACTGGCTTCCGTATCACGATGCGCTGCAACGCGAGATCGCGCGCCTGAAGCGCGAGCACGGCCGCGTGCTCGTGTGGGAAGCGCATTCGATCCGCTCGCACGTGCCGCGCTTCTTCGACGGCCGCCTGCCGGACTTCAACTTCGGCACGTCGAGCGGCGCGAGTGCCGCGCCGGGTCTCGCGGAGGCGCTGGCCGCGCGCGCGCTCGCGCATGGCGGCTATACGGCTGTCGCGAACGGGCGCTTCAAGGGCGGCTACATCACGCGTCACTACGGCGTGCCCGACACCGGTGTCGAGGCCGTGCAGCTCGAGCTGTCGCAGATCACCTACATGGAAGAAACCCGCCCGTACGCGTACGACGAAGCGCGTGCGGCGCGGATCGTGCCGCTGCTGCAGGCGCTCGTCGAAACCGCGCTCGCGCATCGCTGA
- a CDS encoding formimidoylglutamate deiminase, which yields MTDTTLFADHAYLPDGWRRNVLLRWDAAGTLTGVTPDTDAPAGVARAAGPVLPGMPNLHSHAFQRAMAGLTEYRANPADSFWSWRDLMYRFALKITPDALAAIARWLYVEMLKCGYTSVCEFHYVHHAQDGSRYPHIAELGTRVVDAARSAGIGITMLPVSYQFAGFGNKPPRDDQRRFINTPEGLLELLDAMRRAAPEHGGLRYGVAPHSLRAVSENGLRVLLEGLPDDAPVHIHIAEQTAEVDDCVRAYGARPVQWLLDRFDVDARWCLVHATHVDAAETAALAKRRAVAGLCLTTEANLGDGVFPAVDYLAQGGVIGVGSDSHASVDWRAELRLLEYGQRLVHRARNVLASDTQTHVADRLFDASLAGGAQASGRRVGALREGCRADWLVLDPDHPAIAEHGSTAWLSGIVFAEHGETPVLDVYTGGERVVSGRRHRDEAVAYADYRAALAQLLR from the coding sequence ATGACCGATACAACGTTGTTCGCGGACCACGCTTATCTGCCCGATGGCTGGCGCCGCAACGTGCTGCTGCGCTGGGACGCGGCCGGCACGCTGACCGGCGTGACGCCCGACACCGACGCACCGGCCGGCGTCGCGCGCGCGGCCGGGCCGGTGCTGCCCGGCATGCCGAACCTGCATTCGCACGCGTTCCAGCGCGCGATGGCAGGGCTGACCGAATACCGCGCGAATCCTGCCGACAGCTTCTGGAGCTGGCGCGACCTGATGTACCGCTTCGCACTGAAGATCACGCCCGACGCGCTCGCGGCGATCGCGCGCTGGCTGTATGTCGAGATGCTCAAGTGCGGCTACACGTCGGTGTGCGAATTCCACTACGTGCATCACGCGCAGGACGGCTCGCGCTATCCGCACATCGCGGAACTCGGCACGCGCGTGGTCGACGCCGCGCGCTCGGCCGGCATCGGCATCACGATGCTGCCCGTGTCGTACCAGTTCGCCGGCTTCGGCAACAAGCCGCCGCGCGACGACCAGCGCCGCTTCATCAACACGCCCGAAGGCCTGCTCGAACTGCTCGACGCCATGCGCCGCGCGGCACCCGAACACGGCGGGCTGCGCTACGGCGTCGCGCCGCACTCGCTGCGCGCGGTGTCCGAGAACGGGCTGCGCGTGCTGCTCGAAGGCCTGCCCGACGACGCGCCCGTGCACATCCATATCGCCGAGCAGACGGCCGAAGTCGACGACTGCGTACGTGCATACGGGGCGCGCCCCGTGCAATGGCTGCTCGATCGCTTCGACGTCGATGCGCGCTGGTGCCTCGTGCACGCGACGCACGTCGATGCGGCCGAAACGGCAGCGCTCGCGAAGCGTCGCGCAGTCGCCGGCCTGTGCCTGACGACCGAAGCGAATCTCGGCGACGGCGTGTTCCCCGCCGTCGACTATCTCGCGCAGGGCGGCGTGATCGGCGTCGGCTCGGACAGCCATGCGTCGGTCGACTGGCGCGCCGAGCTGCGCCTGCTCGAATACGGGCAACGGCTCGTGCACCGCGCGCGCAACGTGCTGGCCAGCGACACGCAGACGCATGTCGCCGATCGCCTGTTCGACGCATCGCTCGCGGGCGGCGCACAGGCCAGCGGGCGGCGCGTCGGTGCGCTGCGCGAAGGCTGCCGCGCCGACTGGCTCGTGCTCGATCCCGATCATCCGGCGATCGCCGAACACGGCAGCACGGCGTGGCTGTCGGGCATCGTGTTCGCCGAGCACGGCGAGACGCCCGTGCTCGACGTCTACACGGGCGGTGAACGCGTCGTGAGCGGCCGCCGCCATCGCGACGAAGCCGTCGCGTATGCCGACTACCGCGCCGCGCTGGCGCAACTGCTGCGCTGA
- the hutI gene encoding imidazolonepropionase, with protein sequence MKPTVWHHLRLCPHGHPDETIDDAAIAVDETGTIVWLGTLSALPHGYAHWQREDLHGAWVTPGLVDCHTHLVYGGTRADEFAQRLAGVSYEEIARQGGGIVSTVRATRAADETTLFVQAAARLQPLLAEGVTAIEIKSGYGLDLASERKMLRVARQLGERFPVTVYTTFLGAHALPPEYAGRADAYIDEVCERMLPALADEGLVDAVDVFCERIGFSLAQTERVFEAATRRGLPVKLHAEQLSNAGGTALAARYRALSADHLEFLDEAGIEAMKAAGTVAVLLPGAYYFIRETQLPPIELLRKHGVPIALATDHNPGTSPLESLLLTLNLGCTLFRMTVPEVLQGVTRHAAAALGRADRHGALEVGRQADFAAWSVGSLSELAYWIGRPLCEQVVRGGTTVFRRMNG encoded by the coding sequence ATGAAACCGACTGTCTGGCATCACCTGAGGCTGTGTCCGCACGGCCATCCCGACGAGACGATCGACGACGCGGCGATCGCCGTCGACGAAACCGGCACGATCGTCTGGCTCGGCACGTTGTCCGCGCTGCCGCACGGTTATGCGCACTGGCAGCGCGAGGATCTGCACGGCGCGTGGGTGACGCCGGGCCTCGTCGACTGCCATACGCACCTCGTGTACGGCGGCACGCGTGCCGACGAATTCGCGCAGCGCCTCGCGGGCGTCAGCTACGAGGAAATCGCGCGGCAGGGCGGCGGTATCGTGTCGACGGTGCGTGCGACGCGCGCGGCCGACGAGACGACGCTGTTCGTGCAGGCCGCCGCGCGCCTGCAGCCGCTGCTCGCCGAAGGCGTGACCGCGATCGAGATCAAGTCGGGCTACGGGCTCGACCTCGCGAGCGAGCGCAAGATGCTGCGCGTGGCGCGCCAGCTCGGCGAGCGCTTCCCGGTCACGGTCTACACGACCTTCCTCGGCGCGCATGCGCTGCCGCCCGAATATGCGGGCCGTGCCGACGCGTATATCGACGAAGTGTGCGAGCGGATGCTGCCGGCGCTGGCCGACGAGGGCCTCGTCGACGCGGTCGACGTGTTCTGCGAACGCATCGGCTTTTCGCTCGCGCAGACCGAGCGCGTGTTCGAGGCCGCGACGCGGCGCGGGCTGCCCGTGAAGCTGCATGCGGAGCAACTGTCGAACGCGGGCGGCACGGCGCTTGCCGCGCGCTACCGCGCGCTGTCCGCCGATCACCTCGAATTTCTCGATGAAGCGGGCATCGAGGCCATGAAGGCGGCCGGTACGGTCGCCGTGTTGCTGCCCGGCGCGTACTACTTCATCCGCGAAACGCAATTGCCGCCGATCGAGCTGCTGCGCAAGCACGGCGTGCCGATCGCGCTCGCGACCGATCACAACCCCGGCACGTCGCCGCTCGAATCGCTGCTGCTGACGTTGAACCTCGGCTGCACGCTGTTCCGCATGACGGTGCCCGAGGTGCTGCAGGGCGTCACGCGCCATGCGGCCGCGGCGCTCGGCCGCGCGGATCGCCACGGCGCGCTCGAGGTCGGTCGCCAGGCCGACTTCGCCGCGTGGTCGGTCGGCTCGCTGTCGGAACTCGCCTACTGGATCGGCCGGCCGCTGTGCGAGCAGGTCGTACGCGGCGGCACGACCGTGTTTCGTCGCATGAATGGATAG
- a CDS encoding HutD family protein: protein MTALDQAPVNATLAAALIRAADLVASPWKNGGGVTREIGAFPPGAALDAFAWRVSVADVGTAGPFSRFDGIDRTLVLLSGAGMTLAEEGGARHVLDAPLARADFAGETAIDATLHDGATRDFNLMTRRSTAHGALDVWRAGAHRIERADTVLLFCAAGTVEIAIDGARYALEEMDTLRLDGPQRAFDVVVSGSGALLAVSLAIGERD from the coding sequence ATGACGGCGCTCGACCAGGCGCCGGTGAACGCGACGCTGGCCGCCGCGCTGATCCGCGCAGCGGATCTCGTCGCGTCGCCGTGGAAGAACGGCGGCGGCGTGACGCGCGAGATCGGCGCGTTCCCGCCCGGTGCCGCGCTCGACGCATTCGCGTGGCGCGTGAGCGTCGCAGACGTCGGCACGGCCGGGCCGTTCTCGCGTTTCGACGGGATCGATCGCACGCTCGTGCTGCTGTCCGGCGCGGGCATGACGCTCGCCGAGGAAGGCGGCGCGCGCCACGTGCTCGACGCACCGCTGGCCCGCGCGGATTTCGCGGGCGAAACGGCGATCGACGCGACGCTGCACGACGGCGCGACGCGCGACTTCAACCTGATGACGCGCCGCTCGACCGCGCACGGGGCGCTCGACGTGTGGCGCGCAGGCGCGCACCGCATCGAGCGGGCTGACACCGTGCTGCTGTTCTGCGCGGCCGGCACGGTCGAGATCGCGATCGACGGTGCACGTTACGCACTGGAAGAAATGGACACGCTGCGGCTCGACGGGCCGCAGCGTGCGTTTGACGTCGTCGTGAGCGGTAGCGGCGCGCTGCTCGCCGTATCGCTCGCCATCGGCGAACGAGACTGA